A window of the Odocoileus virginianus isolate 20LAN1187 ecotype Illinois chromosome 20, Ovbor_1.2, whole genome shotgun sequence genome harbors these coding sequences:
- the IGSF23 gene encoding immunoglobulin superfamily member 23, translating into MRWPLGTSSSHSPAWTRLLLTGTLLTFSTCSDSLELPSSVSLDPLTEGADAHLPVPRSLDGVLSTSWFRGHEVRPEAMIFSPEGLPGPGHPGRETLDSQGSLIIRNVTTLDAGSYTVVLETRGGRRSATERIQVKATYDGVQLVTFPGNKQGVLRSDLNYSVILQWAALITPEPVLQWTFNGRPRGTGERLIVHRLSMKDLGTYLCLAENSQGVYLSQPVTIMLPQADVEPTEPAPISRNPPLSLSGGSAITLIVAASVVGLVLVGSVLFTFIRKLRYLPSLPPIHSAPQGTELSLQQD; encoded by the exons ATGAGGTGGCCTCTGGGCACCAGCTCCAGCCACAGCCCCGCCTGGACAAGGCTGCTTCTAACAG GCACCCTGCTCACATTCAGCACCTGCTCTGACTCGTTGGAGCTGCCCTCCTCTGTGTCTTTGGACCCCTTGACCGAAGGAGCCGATGCCCACCTGCCAGTCCCCAGAAGCCTGGATGGGGTTCTTTCCACTTCTTGGTTCCGAGGGCATGAAGTCCggccagaagccatgatcttctcTCCCGAGGGCCTCCCAGGGCCTGGCCACCCTGGCCGGGAGACGCTGGACAGCCAGGGCAGCCTGATCATCAGAAACGTGACGACTTTAGATGCGGGCAGCTACACGGTGGTGCTGGAAACCAGAGGGGGGCGCAGGAGCGCGACTGAGCGGATACAGGTCAAGG CCACCTATGATGGGGTGCAGCTGGTGACATTCCCGGGAAATAAACAAGGTGTCCTCCGGAGTGACCTCAACTACTCTGTGATCCTGCAGTGGGCGGCTTTAATCACACCTGAACCTGTGCTACAGTGGACCTTCAACGGGAGACCTCGTGGAACTGGAGAAAGGCTGATTGTCCACAGGTTGTCCATGAAGGATCTGGGCACCTACTTATGCTTGGCCGAGAATAGCCAGGGAGTGTACCTCTCCCAGCCTGTGACTATCATGCTGCCAC AAGCTGACGTGGAACCCACAGAACCTGCACCCATCTCTCGGAATCCCCCGCTCTCCCTGTCAGGAGGATCTGCCATTACTCTCATCGTGGCCGCATCTGTGGTAGGCTTGGTACTGGTTGGAAGCGTGCTCTTCACCTTCATCCGGAAGCTAAGGTAcctgccttcccttcctcccatccacTCAGCTCCACAAGGCACAGAGCTCTCTCTGCAGCAAGACTGA